Proteins co-encoded in one Flavobacteriaceae bacterium MAR_2009_75 genomic window:
- a CDS encoding outer membrane protein assembly factor BamA yields MTKFKNLLYHILGSKAERVDFKILESLPSMISVSALSLLIVLSSCSVEKFIPEGEALYTGAELQTKLVDNTEVNGLKSVNTELNTLLQPQPNSQLLGMRLGLYYHYKAQQVKPGFLNKWLNKKFGEEPVYLSQTNPERVEELILNRLDNRGFFYSKVESEVDSTQKFAKIKYSAELPKPYTMERFELQKDSLPIYDAIEETLTESPFKKGERFDLSLMKFERQRIDNELKQKGYYNFNPDFLIFEADTNRYDNRKFDLFLRLKSQVPQRYVIPYAIDSITVYPNYTVGDTTELAEPNVVNDIAFIQNEEYFKPDQLEPYILFEEGQAYNAQTARLTSNRLSAIGSYKFVNIQFAETDTTAINDGMGSLNADLYLSPLTKRSIRTELQAVTKSNGFAGPGITVAYSNRNLFRAGETLSIIGNFQYATQLSSSDNQNLSSIGGGLKTDLTIPRLVPFSPSRFKYAVPKTKISLGADFLNRSKLYSLTSFNTSFGYTWNANKYVYHELNPISVNYVNLTNTTEEFEAILDKNPFLRRSFEQQFIAGLTYGFTYNELVDENKTHPIFVSTSLDIAGNMLGLLSGGNETVFGLEYAQYAKADVDFRYYFRWAKEQTLIARMYAGWGIPYGNSSTLPFVKQFFSGGPYSVRAFKIRSLGPGTFTSESDDSTTFFDQSGNLSLEANLEYRFPIFSYLKGAIFADAGNVWLTTEADIPEGESEEGITFNERLQTEGKFGKDWAKELGVGVGFGLRVDIQSFVIRLDLASPIRVPYLPEGERSRTPFFGGGDDNLIFNFAIGYPF; encoded by the coding sequence ATGACGAAATTTAAGAACTTGTTGTATCACATATTGGGGAGTAAAGCAGAACGGGTCGATTTTAAAATTTTAGAATCATTGCCCAGCATGATTTCTGTCTCAGCATTATCTCTTTTGATTGTTCTGAGTTCATGTAGTGTTGAAAAATTTATTCCTGAAGGGGAAGCACTCTATACCGGTGCAGAATTGCAGACCAAATTGGTAGATAATACCGAGGTTAATGGTTTGAAGAGTGTGAACACAGAACTGAATACCTTATTACAGCCTCAACCCAATTCACAATTACTAGGCATGCGCTTGGGTTTGTACTACCATTACAAGGCCCAGCAAGTAAAACCTGGTTTCTTGAATAAATGGCTGAATAAAAAATTCGGTGAAGAGCCGGTCTATCTTTCGCAGACGAACCCAGAAAGGGTCGAAGAGCTTATTTTAAATCGATTGGACAATCGGGGGTTTTTCTATAGCAAAGTGGAGTCAGAAGTTGATAGTACTCAAAAATTTGCCAAAATCAAGTATTCCGCAGAATTACCAAAACCCTATACGATGGAGCGTTTTGAACTGCAAAAGGATTCATTGCCGATATATGACGCCATAGAAGAAACATTGACCGAAAGTCCGTTTAAAAAAGGAGAACGGTTCGACCTGAGCTTGATGAAATTTGAACGGCAGCGTATCGATAACGAGCTGAAACAAAAGGGGTACTACAATTTCAATCCTGATTTTTTAATTTTTGAAGCCGATACTAATCGATACGACAATCGCAAGTTTGACCTTTTTTTACGTTTGAAATCTCAGGTGCCGCAACGTTATGTAATACCTTATGCCATTGATTCTATAACGGTCTACCCGAATTATACTGTAGGCGATACCACAGAGTTAGCAGAGCCGAATGTTGTAAATGACATCGCTTTTATTCAGAACGAGGAGTACTTCAAGCCTGACCAATTAGAACCTTATATTCTTTTTGAGGAAGGACAGGCGTACAATGCGCAAACCGCGCGATTGACCAGTAATAGATTATCGGCTATCGGAAGTTATAAATTCGTAAACATACAATTTGCAGAGACTGATACTACCGCAATCAATGACGGCATGGGTTCGTTAAATGCAGACCTATACCTGTCACCTTTAACCAAAAGGTCGATTAGAACTGAACTACAGGCGGTCACTAAATCTAACGGATTTGCAGGCCCGGGAATTACAGTTGCCTATAGCAATCGAAATCTTTTTCGGGCTGGAGAAACCTTGAGTATCATCGGAAATTTTCAATACGCAACCCAACTTTCAAGTAGCGATAATCAAAACTTGAGCAGTATCGGCGGTGGTTTAAAGACTGATTTAACAATTCCTCGCTTAGTTCCATTTTCGCCAAGCCGCTTTAAATATGCCGTTCCGAAGACCAAAATAAGCCTAGGGGCCGATTTCTTGAACCGAAGCAAACTCTATAGTTTAACCTCTTTCAACACATCATTTGGCTATACTTGGAATGCCAATAAATATGTCTATCACGAGCTCAACCCCATTAGCGTCAACTATGTGAATTTGACCAATACTACTGAAGAGTTCGAGGCTATTCTAGATAAGAACCCCTTTTTGCGGCGAAGTTTCGAACAACAATTTATAGCGGGCCTCACTTATGGTTTTACCTATAATGAGTTGGTTGATGAAAATAAGACGCATCCAATTTTTGTTTCTACAAGTCTAGATATAGCGGGTAATATGTTGGGCCTGTTGAGTGGTGGCAATGAAACCGTTTTCGGGTTGGAATACGCCCAATACGCAAAAGCCGATGTCGACTTTCGTTATTATTTCAGATGGGCAAAAGAGCAAACATTGATAGCTCGAATGTATGCTGGTTGGGGTATACCCTATGGCAATTCGAGTACCTTACCTTTCGTAAAACAGTTTTTTTCTGGTGGGCCGTACAGCGTAAGGGCATTTAAGATTCGTTCACTGGGTCCCGGTACCTTTACTTCGGAAAGTGATGATTCGACCACCTTTTTTGATCAATCGGGTAATTTAAGTTTAGAAGCGAATCTTGAATATCGTTTTCCCATATTTTCATATTTGAAGGGTGCTATTTTTGCCGATGCAGGCAATGTTTGGTTAACTACTGAAGCCGATATTCCCGAAGGAGAATCAGAAGAAGGCATAACCTTCAACGAGCGCTTACAGACAGAAGGTAAATTTGGTAAAGACTGGGCAAAAGAACTGGGTGTTGGTGTGGGCTTCGGTTTGCGTGTAGATATTCAAAGCTTTGTAATTCGGCTCGATCTGGCATCA